A DNA window from Arachis duranensis cultivar V14167 chromosome 3, aradu.V14167.gnm2.J7QH, whole genome shotgun sequence contains the following coding sequences:
- the LOC107482039 gene encoding LEAF RUST 10 DISEASE-RESISTANCE LOCUS RECEPTOR-LIKE PROTEIN KINASE-like 1.2 codes for MSTKGICGSKDEFQFTCYCPDGTNHSLDCSHHHSKLNWKKKVAIGVAAAVLSAVILGIAFSLYYRRWKKNFQDVSFIPSHSMSSFLEDTEKGHQKYSGLQFFAYRELQEATNNFDSDRELGDGGFGKVYFGKLGDGRFVAVKKMYENNYRTVEQFMNEIEILTGLRHQNLVSLYGCNSSHSSELMLVYEYVSNGTVADHLHGQKAKSGALCWDTRMNIAIDTASALVYLHASDIIHRDVKTNNILLDDHFRAKVADFGLSRLFPNHLTHISTAPQGTPGYVDPEYHEYYQLTDRSDVYSFGVVLIELISSMRAVDITRHRHEINLSNMAMKKIQSGALHEIVDKSLGFESDLRVRKMINGVAELAFRCLQSSKDMRPSMVQVLDTLKDIQSDGKYKSKPEVMDISKQEDNDATLLKNEPPPPSPDSNGKV; via the exons ATGTCGACTAAAGGAATATGCGGATCCAAAGATGAGTTTCAGTTTACTTGCTATTGCCCTGATGGAACTAATCATTCTTTGGATTGTTCTCATCATCATA gtaaattgaattggaagaagaaAGTTGCTATAG GAGTTGCTGCTGCTGTGCTTAGTGCAGTTATATTAGGCATTGCCTTTAGTCTCTATTACCGTCGATGGAAGAAGAATTTTCAAGATGTATCATTTATACCATCTCACAGCATGTCTTCTTTTTTAGAAGACACTGAAAAGGGACATCAAAAATACTCTGGACTCCAATTCTTTGCCTATAGAGAACTTCAAGAGGCCACAAACAACTTTGATTCAGACAGAGAACTAGGAGATGGAGGCTTTGGGAAAGTATATTTTG GAAAACTTGGAGACGGCCGTTTTGTTGCTGTGAAAAAGATGTATGAGAACAATTACAGGACAGTAGAGCAATTTATGAATGAAATTGAGATCTTAACAGGCTTGCGCCACCAAAATCTGGTATCATTGTATGGATGTAATTCCAGCCACAGCAGTGAATTAATGCTTGTCTACGAATATGTTTCGAACGGAACAGTTGCAGATCATCTCCACGGGCAGAAAGCGAAATCTGGTGCTCTATGTTGGGATACTCGAATGAACATTGCTATAGACACAGCTAGTGCATTGGTATATCTTCATGCTTCAGACATCATCCATAGAGATGTTAAAACCAATAATATCCTTCTTGATGATCACTTTAGAGCCAAAGTAGCAGATTTTGGACTCTCAAGACTATTTCCAAACCACTTAACTCACATTTCAACAGCGCCACAAGGCACACCTGGTTATGTTGATCCGGAGTACCACGAGTACTACCAGCTGACAGATAGAAGCGATGTATACAGCTTTGGAGTTGTGCTGATTGAGCTAATATCTTCAATGCGTGCAGTTGACATAACAAGGCATAGGCATGAGATCAATTTGTCCAACATGGCCATGAAGAAGATTCAGAGTGGTGCGTTGCATGAGATTGTAGACAAAAGCCTTGGATTCGAATCGGATTTGAGGGTAAGGAAGATGATCAATGGTGTTGCAGAGTTGGCATTTCGGTGCTTGCAGAGTTCTAAGGATATGAGGCCTTCAATGGTACAAGTGTTGGATACTTTGAAGGATATACAAAGTGATGGGAAATATAAAAGCAAACCAGAGGTGATGGATATATCAAAACAAGAAGATAACGATGCAACCCTGCTTAAGAACGAACCACCTCCACCTTCACCTGATTCAAATGGGAAAGTATAG